In Nitrospira sp., one genomic interval encodes:
- a CDS encoding RNA-binding protein, which produces MGSKIYVGGLPYSTTEQQLSDLFAVHGAVTSARIITDKFTGQSRGFGFVEMSADSEAQAAINALNGTQFGGRTLTVNEARPQEPRSGGGGRGMGGGRH; this is translated from the coding sequence ATGGGTTCGAAGATTTACGTTGGCGGCTTGCCTTATTCAACCACCGAGCAGCAATTGAGTGACCTGTTCGCGGTGCACGGGGCGGTGACGTCGGCGCGCATTATCACGGACAAGTTCACCGGCCAGTCCCGTGGCTTTGGCTTCGTGGAAATGTCGGCGGATTCCGAGGCGCAAGCCGCGATCAACGCATTGAATGGGACGCAATTCGGCGGTCGTACTTTGACCGTAAATGAAGCCCGTCCGCAGGAGCCTCGCTCCGGTGGCGGGGGCCGTGGAATGGGCGGCGGCCGGCACTAA
- a CDS encoding DEAD/DEAH box helicase produces the protein MVSFAEFSLNTWLADRLRQAGFTAPTPIQQAAIPLALDGRDLLAQAKTGSGKTLAFLIPLIERAARVGWASAGRTAPPFSQAELRKLPRALVLAPTRELALQIDTELRKYAPPAVTSLALYGGVPIERHYRALRQPPLIVTGTPGRLLDVAGSRHLDLRGVEYVVMDEADQMLDRGFLRDIQRILQLLPSQRQTLLFSATFSPEIQALAESMLNNPVRTAVDQGVNTPSTITHAYYVVPNESSRAQLVHTLVQQTMEGEQSMVFCDQKYKVKRLAARLGGEPASVGAITGNHSQAQRERTLGAFRNGRLRALVATDVAARGLDVPTVSQVIHYELPGNPTSYVHRTGRTGRADRSGTTLLILSPQEEQEYLAMVRRLRIQTRRLTLPPLEVLPPPASESHPDGLRRHEGRNYETRSHRAGGRHDQPSQEVRSGQRHRGWRTDRPAAPRRAQ, from the coding sequence ATGGTTTCGTTTGCCGAATTCTCCCTCAACACCTGGCTCGCTGATCGCCTTCGACAGGCCGGGTTCACCGCACCGACCCCCATCCAGCAAGCCGCGATTCCCCTGGCCCTGGATGGTCGTGATCTCTTGGCGCAGGCCAAAACCGGAAGCGGGAAGACATTGGCGTTTCTCATTCCCTTGATTGAACGAGCTGCCCGAGTTGGGTGGGCATCGGCTGGCCGAACGGCGCCTCCATTCTCACAGGCCGAATTACGGAAGTTGCCGCGAGCCCTGGTGCTGGCGCCGACCCGCGAATTGGCCCTTCAAATCGACACAGAACTCCGGAAGTACGCGCCCCCAGCCGTGACATCGTTGGCCCTGTACGGCGGGGTGCCAATTGAGCGGCATTACCGGGCGCTCCGTCAGCCGCCGTTGATTGTGACCGGCACTCCCGGTCGCCTGCTCGATGTTGCCGGCTCCCGTCACCTGGATTTGCGCGGGGTCGAGTACGTCGTCATGGACGAGGCCGACCAAATGTTGGATCGTGGATTTCTGCGGGATATCCAGCGTATTTTGCAGTTGCTTCCTTCTCAGCGCCAAACCTTGCTCTTCTCGGCGACCTTTTCACCGGAGATCCAAGCGCTGGCCGAGTCGATGCTGAACAACCCGGTACGTACGGCTGTGGATCAGGGGGTCAACACACCCTCGACGATTACCCACGCCTATTATGTTGTTCCCAATGAATCCTCGCGGGCGCAGCTGGTGCACACCTTGGTGCAGCAGACCATGGAGGGCGAACAGTCCATGGTGTTCTGCGATCAGAAGTACAAGGTGAAGCGGCTGGCTGCTCGGCTAGGCGGCGAGCCGGCCTCCGTGGGGGCGATTACCGGGAACCATTCTCAGGCCCAACGCGAGCGGACGCTGGGGGCATTTCGAAATGGACGACTGCGGGCGTTGGTTGCGACCGACGTCGCGGCTCGCGGCTTGGACGTGCCGACCGTCTCGCAAGTTATCCACTACGAACTGCCGGGGAACCCGACGTCTTATGTGCATCGAACGGGCCGGACGGGGCGCGCTGATCGGTCTGGGACAACCCTCTTGATCCTGTCGCCCCAAGAGGAGCAGGAATATTTGGCGATGGTGCGTCGCCTGCGCATTCAGACACGACGTCTCACGCTCCCACCGTTGGAGGTTTTGCCGCCCCCTGCCAGCGAGTCGCATCCTGATGGATTGCGGCGGCACGAAGGGCGAAATTACGAGACTCGTTCCCATCGCGCGGGAGGGCGCCACGATCAGCCGTCACAGGAGGTCAGGTCTGGCCAGAGGCATCGAGGCTGGCGAACGGATCGTCCTGCGGCACCACGTCGGGCTCAATAG
- a CDS encoding peptidylprolyl isomerase: protein MRHGRNLLMAMMAAIVCQLMGQGAYAESDLAIADGMKVSLEYTLTLPDKTVADSNVGQAPITFVQGAHEIVPGLEKALEGMKPGQKKRIDVAAQDAYGPYNNKLRQSVEKDKLPKDVKAGDILQAADGRLVKVLETDEKKALIDLNHPLAGKTLTFDVNIVKVEKGDPPAAKEPQTP from the coding sequence ATGAGGCATGGACGAAATCTGTTGATGGCCATGATGGCGGCTATTGTGTGTCAGCTCATGGGACAAGGGGCCTATGCGGAAAGCGACTTGGCGATTGCCGACGGCATGAAGGTGTCGTTGGAGTATACCTTGACTTTGCCGGACAAGACCGTGGCTGATTCGAATGTGGGCCAGGCGCCGATCACCTTCGTGCAGGGAGCACACGAGATCGTGCCGGGCCTGGAAAAGGCGCTGGAAGGCATGAAGCCCGGTCAAAAGAAGCGTATCGATGTGGCGGCACAAGATGCCTACGGTCCCTACAACAACAAGTTGCGGCAGTCGGTCGAAAAAGACAAACTACCTAAAGACGTGAAAGCCGGGGATATTTTGCAGGCGGCTGACGGCCGACTGGTGAAAGTATTGGAAACCGACGAGAAGAAGGCCTTGATCGACCTCAACCATCCGCTGGCCGGGAAGACATTGACCTTCGACGTGAACATCGTGAAGGTTGAAAAGGGTGATCCTCCTGCAGCGAAGGAGCCCCAAACACCGTAG
- a CDS encoding uracil-DNA glycosylase, whose translation MLPPIPPDWNPLLQREQSGQTYRALNAFLDQEVASGRTILPDRANIFRALELTSYDRVRVVLLGQDPYPTPGMAHGLCFSVGRHVRTLPPSLKNLYRELRDDIGCRIPNNGCLEPWARQGVLMLNTVLTVRAHASHSHRGQGWEPFTDALIRLVDAKPTRVIFVLWGNEARQKRRFITGPRHVVIESAHPSPLSVRRFWGCRCFSRINCALGEAGGDPIDWQIPDVDLGTAVV comes from the coding sequence ATGTTGCCACCCATTCCACCCGACTGGAATCCACTTCTCCAAAGGGAACAGTCGGGTCAAACCTATCGAGCCCTCAATGCCTTTCTCGATCAGGAGGTGGCGAGCGGCCGCACGATCCTTCCGGACCGGGCGAACATTTTTCGAGCCCTGGAATTGACGTCCTACGACAGGGTGAGAGTAGTATTGCTCGGCCAAGATCCCTATCCCACGCCAGGCATGGCCCATGGGCTGTGTTTTTCCGTCGGGCGCCATGTGCGAACATTGCCGCCATCTCTGAAAAATCTCTATCGCGAGCTTCGTGACGATATCGGGTGCCGCATTCCGAACAACGGATGTCTGGAACCCTGGGCCAGGCAAGGGGTACTCATGTTGAACACGGTTTTGACCGTTCGGGCCCATGCGTCCCATTCCCATCGAGGGCAGGGGTGGGAACCTTTTACGGACGCTCTGATCCGGTTGGTGGATGCCAAGCCGACTCGAGTCATCTTCGTGCTGTGGGGCAATGAGGCGAGACAGAAACGGCGGTTTATTACGGGACCTCGGCACGTGGTGATCGAAAGCGCCCATCCGTCGCCGTTATCCGTTCGCAGGTTTTGGGGCTGTCGATGCTTTTCTCGAATCAACTGCGCACTGGGTGAGGCGGGGGGCGATCCGATCGACTGGCAGATTCCCGATGTCGACTTGGGAACGGCGGTAGTATAG
- a CDS encoding carbonic anhydrase family protein, which translates to MATEAGPPAQGATLAWQYEGEQGSSHWGTLAPTTASCEKGTHQSPINIRTASHPHGHDGMLIQYRAASGHVGTSHHTVEVDFQSGGTLELSGRSYSLKEFHFHEPSEHQLNGRIYPMEAHLVHRDESGHLVVLAILMELGTETAPLADVWERIPSGKQEEVRDLLFNPQDLLPKDLHHYAYDGSLTTPPCTEGVHWIVLKEPIHITAAHLERFVSLIGHNARPVQPLNEREVDEE; encoded by the coding sequence TTGGCTACGGAGGCCGGCCCTCCTGCACAGGGAGCCACGCTTGCCTGGCAGTATGAGGGGGAGCAAGGGTCGTCCCATTGGGGAACACTTGCACCAACTACTGCCTCGTGCGAAAAGGGTACGCACCAGTCCCCCATCAACATTCGAACTGCCTCTCACCCCCATGGTCACGATGGCATGCTGATTCAGTACCGCGCGGCGTCAGGGCATGTGGGGACGTCTCATCACACCGTCGAAGTCGATTTTCAATCAGGTGGGACGCTCGAACTCTCAGGGCGGTCCTATTCTCTGAAGGAGTTCCATTTTCACGAGCCAAGCGAACACCAGCTGAATGGGCGAATCTACCCCATGGAAGCCCATTTGGTGCACCGAGATGAAAGCGGACACCTCGTCGTCCTCGCGATCCTGATGGAGCTGGGTACGGAGACGGCGCCGCTCGCCGATGTGTGGGAGCGTATTCCGAGCGGCAAGCAGGAAGAGGTGCGGGACCTGCTGTTTAATCCGCAAGACCTGTTGCCGAAAGATCTGCATCACTATGCCTACGACGGCTCACTCACCACGCCGCCTTGCACGGAAGGCGTTCATTGGATCGTGCTGAAGGAGCCGATCCATATCACCGCTGCTCATCTTGAGCGGTTCGTCTCGTTGATCGGGCACAATGCACGGCCGGTTCAACCACTGAATGAGCGCGAGGTCGACGAGGAGTAA
- a CDS encoding helix-hairpin-helix domain-containing protein encodes MNINSASASSLKTLNGIGVHYAQKIMDGRPYHHREELLDREILPSHVYIRIRNRLMATAS; translated from the coding sequence ATGAACATCAACTCTGCCTCGGCATCCAGCCTCAAAACTCTGAACGGGATCGGCGTACATTACGCGCAGAAAATTATGGATGGACGTCCCTATCATCACCGAGAGGAGTTGTTGGACAGGGAAATTCTTCCATCGCACGTATATATACGGATCAGGAATCGACTCATGGCGACTGCGTCATGA
- a CDS encoding tetratricopeptide repeat protein: MNVSACRSPHICLWLLCWLAITMMVPTPAMAQVADAEVLVAEGVFAFDGKRYDDAITLLSRAVSLDPRNARGFYYLALCYLARGQAEQALAPLTTLRALRPTDLEAAYQLGVAHFALRNYAQARPLLEEVFRREPNRENVGLYVGVLRYQQKEYDEAAIALNANRSIDPDLRQLALFYRGLALGILGLSEQAQAELDSARRVQPNSPITGASVRIQEALTATRRVPDSRRLHLQLAVGGYYDDNVAVNPRASNDPVAELLRSRNTQSPGFVTSARGDYAWYRNGPVESTLTYSYYQTVNTNSGVGTFNLQDHLGGLSAVYRGTLRTLPYEVGGQYSYDYMLLGLRGFLARHTVTLPATFVPPSVTLPWLGRMDNLSTLLYRFQRKEFFAEPGNNDVRFAPESRDAFNNMVGFLHAFRFRQDKVIARVGYQFDTEAASGSSFAYSGHRLQVGGQAALPWYDMSVRVDYEVHWRDYNHPQVLFPDEAGQFSARRDLEQDIFVQIAKPLPHHLTLALQYQGVLNDSNIPVYAYSKNVVTTLLTWAY; this comes from the coding sequence ATGAATGTCTCAGCCTGTCGATCACCGCATATCTGTCTTTGGCTGCTGTGCTGGCTCGCCATCACGATGATGGTGCCGACGCCGGCCATGGCCCAGGTAGCGGACGCGGAAGTACTCGTGGCTGAGGGGGTATTCGCCTTTGACGGTAAACGCTATGACGACGCGATCACCCTGCTCTCCCGCGCCGTTTCACTGGATCCACGCAATGCGCGCGGCTTCTATTATCTGGCGCTCTGTTATCTCGCGCGGGGCCAGGCCGAACAGGCTTTGGCTCCGCTTACCACGCTCCGGGCCCTTCGTCCGACGGACCTCGAAGCCGCCTACCAATTGGGCGTCGCACACTTTGCCCTGCGCAACTACGCACAAGCCAGGCCCTTGCTCGAAGAGGTGTTTCGCCGAGAACCGAACCGAGAGAATGTAGGATTGTACGTAGGTGTGCTGCGCTATCAGCAAAAGGAATACGACGAGGCCGCCATAGCCTTGAACGCTAACCGGTCGATCGATCCGGATCTTCGTCAACTGGCCCTCTTTTATCGAGGGCTCGCGCTGGGGATCTTGGGACTGTCCGAGCAGGCCCAGGCTGAATTGGATTCGGCACGGCGGGTCCAACCCAACTCTCCGATCACGGGAGCCTCCGTCCGCATTCAGGAAGCGCTCACCGCAACGAGACGAGTTCCCGACAGCCGGAGGCTGCACCTGCAATTGGCGGTGGGTGGATATTACGACGACAACGTCGCGGTCAATCCTAGAGCGAGCAACGACCCGGTCGCAGAACTGCTCCGCTCCCGCAATACGCAATCACCGGGATTCGTGACGTCCGCTCGCGGCGACTATGCCTGGTATCGAAACGGTCCGGTCGAGTCGACTCTCACCTATTCCTACTACCAGACCGTCAATACCAACAGCGGCGTCGGGACCTTCAACCTGCAAGATCACTTGGGAGGCCTGTCGGCAGTCTACCGGGGAACCCTTCGCACTCTGCCGTACGAGGTCGGAGGCCAATACAGCTACGATTACATGCTGTTGGGTCTTCGCGGATTTCTAGCACGCCATACCGTCACCCTGCCCGCGACGTTCGTGCCGCCAAGTGTCACGCTTCCCTGGCTGGGTCGCATGGACAACCTGAGCACGCTGCTCTACCGCTTTCAGCGCAAGGAATTTTTCGCAGAACCGGGAAACAACGACGTACGGTTTGCACCTGAGTCGCGCGATGCGTTCAACAATATGGTGGGATTTCTCCACGCGTTCCGATTCCGACAAGACAAGGTCATTGCTCGGGTCGGATACCAATTTGATACGGAGGCCGCCAGCGGGTCGAGTTTCGCCTACTCAGGTCATCGATTGCAGGTGGGCGGTCAGGCGGCGCTGCCCTGGTATGACATGAGCGTGAGAGTCGACTATGAGGTCCATTGGCGGGACTACAACCATCCGCAAGTCTTGTTTCCCGATGAGGCCGGACAGTTCTCTGCACGCCGCGACCTCGAGCAAGATATCTTCGTTCAAATTGCCAAACCGCTCCCCCATCATCTCACGCTCGCGCTGCAATACCAGGGAGTGCTCAACGATTCAAACATTCCCGTGTATGCTTACAGCAAAAACGTCGTCACCACGCTGCTGACCTGGGCCTACTAG
- a CDS encoding DUF3574 domain-containing protein: MKQSPVAPPLTPPSPQAPSSSSPCPFGEQQVTTDTLYFGTAMQGGVVSKAEWAAFLNENVAPGFPEGFTTWAASGQWRMADGAIERETSHVLQLTYDPTPAREAAVRRIMSQYKKTFRQEAVMRIRSVACRSF, translated from the coding sequence GTGAAACAGTCCCCCGTGGCTCCGCCGCTCACACCACCTTCGCCTCAAGCCCCTTCCTCCTCTTCCCCTTGCCCATTCGGCGAACAACAAGTCACGACCGACACCCTCTATTTCGGCACCGCCATGCAAGGAGGCGTGGTCAGCAAGGCAGAGTGGGCGGCATTCCTTAATGAGAACGTCGCCCCCGGCTTTCCGGAAGGCTTCACAACATGGGCTGCTTCAGGTCAATGGCGCATGGCTGACGGCGCGATTGAACGCGAGACGTCCCATGTGTTGCAACTGACCTATGACCCCACACCCGCACGAGAAGCCGCCGTACGCCGCATCATGAGCCAATACAAGAAAACATTTCGGCAGGAAGCCGTCATGAGAATCCGTTCGGTAGCCTGTCGCTCCTTCTGA
- a CDS encoding DEAD/DEAH box helicase, producing the protein MQTTVLSNFDALGLSPTLLKNLAKAGFSEPTAIQAQAIPHALTGRDVLGCAQTGTGKTAAFVIPLLERLSGTPKGQPRALILAPTRELAIQIQATIDTLGRDLQLFATTLVGGADMQAQVRGLRQRPDIIVATPGRLLDHMWNGTVSLLAMTILVLDEADRMLDMGFAPQINQILDAMPEERQTLLFSATMPTDLARLAQASVKNPVRVMVAKPATTADGVAQAVHHTSHDHKNTLLMSMLKTDSDSVLVFARTKHRADRLGRLIEAAGHRVAVLHGGRTLPQRRAALEGFRRGTFRVLVATDIAARGIDVANIGHVINYDVPNCPEDYVHRIGRTARMRTTGRATTFVTAEDHEQMRAIERLLGQAVPRAGNGLAVANASQPEAAGGPRREPPRRRRRSSSARGWRQAADGAPQNEGGETAN; encoded by the coding sequence GTGCAGACGACTGTGTTATCGAACTTTGATGCCCTCGGTTTGTCTCCCACCCTGTTGAAAAATTTGGCCAAGGCGGGATTCTCCGAGCCGACCGCCATTCAGGCGCAGGCCATTCCGCATGCCCTCACGGGACGGGATGTGTTGGGCTGCGCCCAAACAGGCACAGGCAAGACGGCGGCCTTTGTGATTCCGCTTTTGGAACGGCTGAGCGGCACGCCCAAGGGGCAGCCCCGCGCGCTCATTCTCGCCCCGACACGGGAATTGGCGATTCAGATTCAAGCGACGATCGATACCCTGGGGCGTGATCTCCAATTGTTCGCGACCACCCTGGTAGGCGGGGCCGATATGCAGGCGCAGGTCAGAGGTCTGCGGCAGCGTCCCGATATCATCGTGGCCACGCCGGGGCGATTGCTCGATCACATGTGGAACGGCACGGTCAGTCTCCTTGCCATGACGATCCTGGTGTTGGATGAGGCCGATCGCATGCTCGATATGGGTTTTGCACCCCAGATCAACCAGATCTTGGATGCCATGCCGGAAGAGCGGCAAACCCTCCTCTTCTCCGCCACGATGCCGACCGATTTGGCCCGCTTGGCACAAGCCAGTGTGAAGAACCCTGTTCGTGTTATGGTCGCAAAGCCTGCCACCACGGCTGATGGCGTGGCTCAGGCCGTCCATCACACGTCCCATGACCACAAAAATACCCTCCTGATGTCGATGCTCAAGACTGACTCGGATTCAGTATTGGTATTTGCGCGTACCAAACATCGCGCTGATCGGCTGGGGCGCTTGATCGAGGCTGCCGGACATCGTGTGGCTGTCTTACATGGTGGACGGACACTGCCGCAACGCCGTGCGGCACTAGAAGGGTTTCGACGGGGGACCTTTCGCGTGTTGGTGGCGACCGACATCGCGGCTCGTGGCATCGATGTGGCGAATATCGGCCATGTGATCAACTACGATGTGCCGAATTGTCCGGAGGACTATGTGCATCGTATCGGGCGGACGGCGAGAATGCGAACCACGGGACGGGCCACGACCTTCGTCACGGCTGAGGATCACGAACAGATGCGGGCCATTGAGCGACTGTTGGGGCAAGCGGTTCCTCGTGCGGGAAACGGGTTGGCCGTGGCCAACGCCTCTCAGCCCGAAGCGGCGGGTGGTCCGCGACGTGAGCCGCCTCGCCGCCGTCGGCGGAGCAGTTCCGCTCGTGGATGGAGACAGGCTGCCGACGGGGCTCCGCAGAACGAGGGCGGGGAGACTGCCAACTGA
- a CDS encoding sigma 54-interacting transcriptional regulator gives MQRATLNFETLLEVTNALNSQRDIESLWRVIADQIKKVIPWDRAGITLYESSSDSFRFYAVITNMATPALAHDSIIPREGSAVGWVYDNRRLHIRGDLQQEQVFWEDHYYVREGLGRMINLPLLVREHCLGTLNIGSVQPGVPDPEDCKFLQQVATQIAYAIDHVLAYEQIKQLSEQLRRENEYLTEEVKASRNLRLVVGNSPTFSKVVDLVRAVAPTDTTVLLLGETGTGKEVLAQALHDLSTRSHKPFIRVNCAALPSGLIESELFGHERGAFTGAQLRRAGRFELAHGGTLFLDEIGDMPLETQAKLLRVLQDGMVDRLGGSQPVAVDVRLIAATNADLQAVVRQGTFRADLFYRLHIFPIHVPPLRERREDIHLLAQHFLAQIGHKLRRPHLTFDPRSLARLLAYHWPGNVRELQNVIERAVILSGSSHVTVDEVLLPGTQATPDTRQEHPANLSDLERRHIVDILERTNWRIYGEQGAAQLLGLNPETLRSRLRKLGIRRPSNRLPGAGSRQ, from the coding sequence ATGCAACGCGCCACCCTGAATTTTGAGACGCTCCTCGAAGTCACCAATGCCCTCAATTCCCAGCGGGACATCGAGAGCTTGTGGCGCGTCATCGCCGATCAGATCAAGAAGGTCATCCCCTGGGATCGGGCCGGCATTACGCTCTACGAATCCAGCTCCGACTCCTTTCGGTTTTACGCCGTCATTACCAACATGGCGACGCCGGCCCTGGCGCACGACAGCATCATCCCACGAGAAGGCAGCGCCGTCGGATGGGTGTACGATAATCGACGGCTCCACATCCGGGGTGATCTGCAGCAGGAGCAGGTCTTCTGGGAAGACCACTATTATGTCCGCGAGGGGCTCGGTCGCATGATCAATCTCCCCCTGTTGGTCCGCGAACATTGCCTGGGCACCTTGAATATCGGAAGCGTGCAGCCCGGCGTACCGGACCCGGAGGACTGTAAATTTCTCCAACAGGTCGCCACGCAGATCGCCTATGCCATCGACCATGTGCTGGCCTATGAACAGATCAAGCAGCTGAGCGAACAGCTGCGACGGGAAAACGAGTATCTCACCGAGGAGGTCAAAGCCAGCCGAAACCTACGGCTGGTAGTGGGCAACTCTCCGACCTTTTCGAAGGTCGTCGACCTTGTCAGGGCCGTCGCGCCGACGGACACGACGGTGCTGTTGCTTGGGGAGACTGGAACCGGCAAAGAAGTGCTGGCGCAGGCGCTGCACGATCTGAGCACCAGGAGCCACAAACCGTTTATCCGCGTGAACTGCGCGGCCCTGCCCTCGGGGCTGATCGAGAGTGAATTGTTCGGCCACGAGCGCGGGGCATTCACCGGAGCGCAACTGCGTCGAGCCGGGCGTTTCGAATTGGCGCACGGCGGGACCCTGTTCCTCGACGAGATCGGCGATATGCCCTTGGAAACCCAGGCCAAACTGCTACGGGTCTTGCAGGATGGAATGGTCGACCGCTTGGGAGGCAGTCAGCCCGTCGCAGTGGACGTTCGGCTGATTGCGGCCACCAACGCTGACCTGCAAGCCGTTGTCAGGCAAGGCACCTTTCGCGCCGACCTGTTTTACCGCCTGCACATTTTCCCGATTCACGTTCCACCGCTACGGGAACGCCGGGAAGACATTCATCTTCTGGCCCAGCACTTCTTGGCGCAGATCGGACACAAACTCAGGCGCCCGCATCTCACGTTCGACCCTCGCTCACTCGCCAGGCTCTTGGCCTATCACTGGCCTGGAAACGTACGGGAGTTGCAGAACGTGATCGAGCGGGCCGTCATCCTGTCGGGCTCGTCCCATGTGACGGTGGACGAGGTGCTGCTGCCCGGCACGCAGGCCACACCGGACACACGCCAGGAGCATCCGGCCAACTTGAGCGACCTGGAACGCCGACATATCGTTGATATTTTGGAGCGAACGAATTGGCGCATTTATGGGGAGCAGGGCGCCGCCCAGCTCTTGGGTCTGAATCCTGAAACCCTCAGAAGCCGATTGCGGAAGCTGGGCATCCGGCGTCCTTCAAACAGACTGCCCGGTGCCGGCTCCCGGCAATAA
- a CDS encoding alginate export family protein, translating into MSQCSVRLLLAVLVAMVVSGLAPIATQAEVGPIRYGPASPGLTSSPAPLSPDMESEGVADASTPLWSAFDLRHFWMRADLRVRPEWRNSVCFGGGAPVNGACNSLAPSGSGSAAHSGRNAADFFVQQWARVGLGYDPSPHLNFYVELQDSATWGGSGRPTGSTDGDAANHQCATSRLGHCRLGLRAAYALVRNLVGVEGLSVKIGRQYVVFGNQRLFGHFDWANTGYSHDGVMLSYAKTDFDLKLGWFRNSETDVGQGHPGGSLTPNLLTCDTEPGSSSTCNPALAQHASDAGSDVDLVVFYNQIRSLPRMVVEPYYVLYSNRLPERANPGQYLAKSASQLRHMVGMRIEVRDGNWDFAHETAYQFGRAADGFGGDNQRNLRINAWASGTWLGHTWYRHAWKPRVAIGFDYASGDGDSNCVTSDGTQARSCGGNANTFENFFPTNFLHVGYMLNGAWRNSVQPQVNFQFRPTARDHVEIWALRKYLASARDNWYRGSQGPLVFSRADNHTTHVGDEIDFAWSHMFADGKISLAVIYGHFFAGPYIGRQLGTSTDQDWGIVQLWTNF; encoded by the coding sequence ATGTCCCAGTGCAGCGTACGGCTCCTGTTGGCCGTCCTTGTCGCGATGGTCGTCTCCGGATTGGCGCCGATCGCCACCCAAGCTGAGGTCGGACCGATTCGCTACGGGCCGGCGTCTCCCGGGCTGACCTCTTCGCCCGCTCCGCTCTCGCCGGACATGGAGAGCGAGGGTGTGGCCGACGCCTCGACGCCCCTCTGGTCCGCTTTTGATCTGCGACATTTTTGGATGCGGGCCGATCTTCGCGTCAGGCCGGAATGGCGGAACAGCGTCTGTTTCGGCGGCGGAGCGCCGGTCAATGGCGCTTGTAACAGTCTCGCCCCTTCCGGTTCTGGTTCGGCGGCTCACAGCGGCCGCAACGCCGCGGATTTTTTCGTCCAGCAATGGGCGCGAGTGGGGCTGGGATACGACCCCTCGCCTCACCTCAACTTTTACGTAGAGCTGCAAGACTCCGCTACCTGGGGAGGCAGCGGGAGGCCGACCGGATCCACGGATGGGGATGCGGCTAATCACCAGTGCGCCACGTCACGTCTCGGCCACTGCCGCCTGGGACTTCGCGCAGCTTACGCCCTGGTGCGCAATCTTGTCGGCGTTGAGGGACTCAGCGTGAAGATCGGCCGGCAATATGTCGTCTTCGGTAACCAACGCTTGTTCGGGCACTTCGATTGGGCCAACACCGGCTATTCTCACGATGGGGTCATGTTGAGTTACGCCAAGACCGACTTCGACCTCAAACTGGGTTGGTTCCGGAACTCCGAAACGGACGTGGGGCAGGGGCATCCCGGAGGAAGTCTGACCCCCAACCTGTTAACCTGTGACACTGAGCCGGGATCCTCGTCGACTTGCAATCCGGCGCTGGCGCAACATGCATCGGATGCCGGCAGCGACGTAGACCTCGTCGTCTTCTACAACCAGATCCGCAGTCTCCCGCGTATGGTCGTGGAGCCCTACTATGTCCTCTACTCCAATCGACTGCCGGAGCGGGCGAACCCCGGTCAGTATCTGGCGAAATCGGCCTCGCAATTGCGCCACATGGTGGGCATGCGGATCGAGGTCAGGGACGGGAACTGGGACTTCGCACATGAAACAGCCTATCAGTTCGGCCGCGCCGCGGACGGGTTCGGCGGCGACAATCAACGCAACCTCCGGATCAACGCTTGGGCGTCCGGCACGTGGCTGGGGCATACCTGGTACCGGCATGCCTGGAAACCTCGGGTTGCGATCGGCTTCGACTACGCGTCCGGCGACGGCGACAGCAACTGCGTCACGTCGGACGGCACCCAGGCGCGCAGTTGCGGCGGCAACGCCAACACCTTCGAGAATTTTTTCCCGACGAACTTCCTTCACGTCGGCTACATGCTCAACGGCGCCTGGCGCAACAGCGTCCAGCCGCAGGTCAACTTCCAATTCCGTCCGACGGCGCGCGATCACGTAGAGATCTGGGCCCTGCGCAAGTACTTGGCAAGCGCACGCGACAATTGGTACCGTGGATCACAGGGGCCGTTGGTCTTCTCGCGAGCCGACAATCACACGACGCACGTCGGCGACGAGATCGACTTCGCATGGAGTCACATGTTCGCGGATGGAAAAATTTCTCTGGCGGTCATCTATGGACACTTCTTCGCCGGCCCCTACATCGGGCGACAGCTCGGCACGTCCACTGATCAAGACTGGGGCATTGTTCAACTCTGGACCAATTTCTGA